The following are encoded in a window of Sinomonas cyclohexanicum genomic DNA:
- a CDS encoding DUF4386 family protein, which translates to MTTPAWPAPRLWVPLYRTAGIAALLVVAFGVTALALYFVDAPPVSGGEATLRFIADHKVSYIAQQLLWLVPSLFGLVVFAALLVVLLPANPSLAVLGFVVGAGSWIALLAVPTSSVGSLALVTLSDQYAAAADDGARSALAAAAEALVAENNTVTLAGILTPLGVLLISIPMVRGALPHWIGWLGIATGALGLAAEALRFAATALYAAYGPLLWVWFAAVGIALLRLRTNRMRTDAARERVH; encoded by the coding sequence ATGACGACGCCAGCTTGGCCCGCTCCTCGCCTGTGGGTTCCGCTGTATCGGACCGCAGGCATCGCGGCGCTGCTGGTCGTCGCGTTCGGCGTCACGGCCCTCGCCCTCTACTTCGTCGACGCGCCGCCCGTCTCCGGCGGCGAGGCGACGCTGCGCTTCATCGCGGACCACAAGGTCTCCTACATCGCCCAGCAGCTGCTGTGGCTCGTGCCGTCGCTCTTCGGGCTCGTCGTATTCGCCGCCCTCCTCGTGGTCCTTCTGCCCGCGAACCCGAGCCTCGCGGTCCTGGGCTTCGTGGTCGGGGCCGGGTCGTGGATCGCGCTTCTCGCCGTGCCCACGAGCAGCGTCGGGAGCCTCGCGCTCGTGACGCTCAGCGACCAGTACGCGGCCGCGGCGGACGACGGCGCGCGGTCGGCCCTCGCTGCGGCCGCGGAGGCGCTCGTCGCCGAGAACAACACGGTGACGCTCGCGGGCATCCTGACCCCGCTGGGGGTCCTCCTGATCTCGATTCCGATGGTCCGCGGCGCGCTCCCCCACTGGATCGGCTGGCTCGGCATCGCGACCGGCGCGCTCGGCCTCGCCGCGGAGGCGCTGCGCTTTGCCGCGACCGCACTCTATGCCGCGTACGGACCGCTGCTCTGGGTCTGGTTCGCCGCCGTCGGCATCGCCCTGCTCCGCCTGCGCACGAACAGGATGCGAACGGACGCGGCCCGTGAGCGTGTACACTGA
- a CDS encoding fatty acid desaturase family protein — MRRQAHAGTETFPPLTRAYLHVSQIVRDDGLLRRTPWFYSLVGTGLVLVLGGFLTGSVLLGHSWFQLLIAAGLGILFTQVAFVAHEAAHRQILSTGPANDRLARALAAVVGMSYSWWDSKHSRHHANPNRVGRDPDIEVDTISFIEEDASTAKGLRRLITRRQGWLFFPLLTLEGINLHFLSFRHLFSRGQVKGRWAELGLLALRFTLLLAPLFWLLPVGMAFAFLGVQLAVFGLYMGATFAPNHKGMPVIARGAKLDFFSKQVRTSRNIAGGWWATWLMGGLNYQIEHHLFPSMPRPRLAKARQIVREHCRDLKVPYTETSLWRSYGIVIAYLNRVGLAARDPFECPITAQYRRA; from the coding sequence ATCCGTCGCCAGGCTCATGCGGGCACCGAGACCTTCCCGCCCCTGACCAGGGCGTACCTCCACGTGTCCCAGATCGTCCGCGACGACGGGCTGCTGCGACGGACGCCGTGGTTCTACTCTCTCGTCGGGACAGGACTGGTCCTCGTCCTCGGCGGCTTCCTGACGGGCTCCGTGCTCCTTGGCCACAGCTGGTTCCAGCTCCTGATCGCCGCAGGCCTGGGGATCCTCTTCACCCAGGTCGCCTTCGTGGCGCACGAGGCGGCACACCGGCAGATCCTCTCCACCGGGCCAGCGAACGACAGGCTCGCCCGCGCTCTCGCAGCAGTGGTGGGCATGAGCTACTCGTGGTGGGACTCGAAGCACTCCCGCCACCACGCCAACCCGAACCGCGTGGGGCGCGATCCGGACATCGAGGTGGACACGATCTCCTTCATCGAGGAGGACGCCTCGACCGCGAAGGGCCTTCGACGGCTCATCACGCGCAGACAGGGCTGGCTGTTCTTCCCCCTGCTGACCCTCGAGGGCATCAACCTCCACTTCCTCAGCTTCCGCCACCTGTTCTCGCGTGGCCAGGTCAAGGGCCGCTGGGCGGAACTCGGCCTGCTCGCGCTCCGCTTCACGCTCCTCCTCGCTCCGCTGTTCTGGCTCCTGCCAGTGGGAATGGCCTTCGCGTTCCTCGGCGTGCAGCTGGCCGTCTTCGGCCTCTACATGGGCGCGACCTTCGCCCCGAACCACAAGGGCATGCCCGTGATCGCCCGCGGCGCGAAGCTTGACTTCTTCAGCAAGCAGGTGCGCACGTCCCGCAACATCGCGGGCGGCTGGTGGGCCACCTGGCTCATGGGCGGCCTGAACTACCAGATCGAGCACCACCTCTTCCCGAGCATGCCCCGGCCCCGCCTCGCCAAGGCGCGGCAGATCGTCCGCGAGCACTGTCGGGACCTGAAGGTCCCCTACACCGAGACGAGCCTCTGGCGCTCCTACGGGATCGTGATCGCGTATCTCAACCGGGTAGGACTGGCCGCGCGCGATCCCTTCGAGTGCCCCATCACCGCGCAGTACCGCCGCGCGTGA
- a CDS encoding CYTH and CHAD domain-containing protein, with amino-acid sequence MAALSTVEVERKYTVGQDTSVPPLTDLPHVERTGPPVSLDLEAVYFDTDDFTLAGHGITLRRRRGGPDAGWHLKLPAGPSARREIREPLGPDGGAVPERLRALVRVHVRDKDLLPIAQLRTRRTATPLLGTDNVVLAEFCDDRVESEAPIGEGLLQFWREWEIELLRGSEDILTAADDLLAAVGVNRAEVQSKLARALGPAHPTTKKPLKRPKRKGPAGKVLLAYVQNHVDTLKAVDPAVREDAPDSVHQLRVSARRMRSALATYRKLTDADTANRLRQELQWLAGEVGRARDIEVMRDRLKALSAAEPADLLMGPVVLRIAESSASQYREAHAAGLEAMSSQRYFRLLDALDAFLADPPLTQLAAKKAHKAAARLVARDIGRLVNAVSAAEEAEDAADSDEAAFDAALHEVRKSAKRLRYGAEAAAPVLGKRATKLARAAEQIQETLGILQDSVVSRGVLRELAVQAQAEGANAFSFGRLHALEQQRASEARAQFSRDWTELRPTLLRRP; translated from the coding sequence ATGGCTGCTCTGAGCACCGTCGAGGTGGAGCGGAAGTACACCGTCGGCCAGGACACCTCGGTCCCGCCCCTGACCGACCTGCCGCACGTGGAGCGGACGGGGCCGCCCGTGAGCCTTGATCTGGAGGCGGTGTACTTCGACACGGATGACTTCACGCTGGCCGGCCACGGGATTACCCTGCGGCGACGCAGGGGAGGCCCGGATGCCGGGTGGCATCTGAAGCTCCCCGCGGGCCCGAGCGCCCGCCGTGAGATCAGGGAGCCTCTGGGCCCGGACGGAGGCGCCGTGCCGGAACGGCTCCGCGCCCTGGTGCGCGTCCACGTCCGGGACAAGGACCTCCTCCCCATCGCCCAGCTCAGGACCCGGCGCACCGCCACCCCCCTGCTCGGCACAGACAACGTGGTGCTGGCGGAGTTCTGCGACGACCGCGTCGAATCAGAGGCACCGATCGGCGAGGGCCTGCTGCAGTTCTGGCGCGAATGGGAGATCGAGCTGCTCAGGGGCTCTGAGGACATCCTCACGGCGGCCGACGACCTCCTGGCTGCCGTCGGTGTGAACCGCGCGGAGGTGCAGTCGAAGCTGGCCCGTGCCCTCGGCCCGGCGCACCCCACCACGAAGAAGCCGTTGAAGCGGCCCAAACGCAAGGGGCCCGCGGGGAAGGTCCTCCTCGCGTACGTTCAGAACCATGTGGACACCCTCAAGGCCGTCGACCCGGCGGTGAGGGAAGACGCGCCAGACTCGGTGCATCAACTGCGCGTTAGCGCCCGCCGCATGCGGTCCGCCTTGGCGACGTACAGGAAGCTCACCGACGCCGATACTGCCAACCGCCTTCGGCAGGAGCTGCAATGGCTGGCCGGAGAGGTCGGCCGCGCACGCGACATCGAGGTCATGCGTGATCGGCTGAAGGCCCTCTCCGCGGCCGAGCCCGCCGATCTGCTCATGGGCCCGGTGGTGCTGCGGATCGCTGAATCGTCCGCCAGCCAGTACCGGGAGGCGCACGCCGCGGGGCTCGAGGCGATGTCCAGCCAACGGTACTTCCGCCTGCTCGACGCGCTCGACGCGTTCCTCGCCGATCCTCCGCTGACGCAGCTCGCCGCGAAGAAGGCGCACAAGGCCGCGGCCCGGCTCGTTGCCAGGGACATCGGACGGCTTGTGAACGCTGTCAGTGCTGCTGAGGAGGCGGAGGACGCCGCCGATTCGGACGAGGCCGCGTTCGACGCCGCACTCCACGAGGTGCGGAAGAGCGCCAAGCGCCTGCGGTACGGAGCCGAAGCGGCGGCGCCGGTCCTGGGCAAGCGGGCCACGAAGCTGGCCAGGGCGGCCGAGCAGATCCAGGAGACGCTCGGAATCCTCCAGGACAGCGTCGTGAGCCGAGGCGTGTTACGCGAACTCGCCGTCCAGGCGCAGGCGGAGGGCGCCAACGCGTTCAGCTTCGGCCGTCTCCACGCTCTCGAACAGCAGCGGGCCTCCGAGGCGCGGGCCCAGTTCTCCCGCGACTGGACCGAGCTCCGCCCCACACTCCTCAGGCGCCCCTAG
- a CDS encoding flavodoxin domain-containing protein, whose protein sequence is MTQVFIAYGTTEGHTATISEFVADVLRGRGHGVTVADVNEMDAVPDEYGAIIVGDSVHVGKHDKSVIDFAARNLGALGSHPSAFLSVSLGVVGDEQEARKYVREFEAASGWHPEHVSLVAGALLYTQYSFVKRQLMRTIAASKAGVLSTDTSVDHIYTDWDQLRRFAEDFADQLASTPARPNPA, encoded by the coding sequence ATGACACAGGTCTTCATCGCCTACGGCACCACCGAGGGGCACACGGCCACCATCTCCGAGTTCGTCGCGGACGTCCTGCGGGGCCGCGGCCATGGGGTCACGGTCGCGGACGTGAACGAGATGGACGCCGTCCCGGACGAGTACGGCGCGATCATCGTCGGCGACTCGGTGCACGTCGGCAAGCACGACAAGTCGGTCATCGACTTCGCGGCCCGCAACCTCGGGGCGCTGGGCTCACACCCCTCGGCCTTCCTCTCGGTGAGCCTCGGGGTCGTCGGGGACGAGCAGGAGGCCCGGAAGTACGTGCGGGAGTTCGAGGCGGCGTCCGGCTGGCACCCCGAGCACGTCTCCCTCGTCGCCGGGGCGCTGCTCTACACCCAGTACAGCTTCGTCAAGCGGCAGCTCATGCGGACCATCGCCGCGAGCAAGGCGGGAGTCCTGAGCACGGACACGAGCGTCGACCACATCTACACCGACTGGGACCAGCTCCGCCGCTTCGCCGAGGACTTCGCGGACCAGCTCGCCTCGACCCCGGCCCGCCCCAACCCGGCCTGA
- a CDS encoding cold-shock protein codes for MATGTVKWFNSEKGFGFIAPDAGTPDVFAHYSAIASSGYRSLEEGQKVEYDAERGPKGPQAANIRAL; via the coding sequence ATGGCCACTGGCACCGTGAAATGGTTCAACTCCGAGAAGGGCTTCGGGTTCATCGCGCCTGATGCCGGCACGCCCGATGTCTTCGCCCACTACAGCGCCATCGCCTCGAGCGGCTACCGCTCCCTCGAAGAGGGCCAGAAGGTCGAGTACGACGCCGAGCGCGGCCCCAAGGGCCCGCAGGCCGCGAACATCCGCGCACTCTGA
- a CDS encoding glycoside hydrolase family 13 protein, which yields MPTPSSAADSRGRDWFHRAVVYQVYPRSFADSDGDGIGDLKGIIGKLDYLAHLGVDAVWLSPVYRSPQDDNGYDISDYQDVDPLFGTLEDLDELIEGLHARGMKLVMDLVVNHTSDEHPWFAESRSSRDSSKRDWYWWRPPRPGHEPGTPGAEPNNWASFFSGPVWEYDEHTGEYYLHLFSRKQPDLNWENPEVRRAVYAMMNWWLDRGVDGFRMDVVNFLSKDPALPDRPLAEGELYSHDRTGYVCGPRIHEYLQEMHREVFAARGPGLLTVGEMPDVTLEEAVLFTDPARSELDMVFQFEHVNLDWDGGKWRRKELRLTDLKASLGRWQEGLGERGWNSLYWGNHDQPRAVSRFGDDGAYRELSAKMLAGVLHLHRGTPYVYQGDELGMTNMPFAAIEDHRDIEVLNHYREATGALGLDPAEVLAAIGPLNRDNARTPVQWDSGPNAGFTTGTPWIAVNPNTAEINAAEQLGRPDSVLTFYRELIRLRHDLPVIADGDFTMLLPDHEAVYAFVRRLGGHELLVLGNFSGEQQAVDVGDPSWAGARILLGNYPDAAEARGLDLRPWEFACRLRPVG from the coding sequence ATGCCGACTCCGAGCAGCGCAGCCGACAGCCGCGGCCGAGACTGGTTCCACCGCGCCGTCGTGTACCAGGTCTACCCGCGCAGCTTCGCCGATTCGGATGGCGACGGGATCGGGGACCTGAAGGGGATCATCGGCAAGCTCGACTACCTTGCGCACCTCGGCGTCGACGCCGTGTGGCTCTCTCCGGTCTACCGTTCCCCGCAGGACGACAACGGATATGACATCAGCGACTACCAGGACGTCGACCCGCTCTTCGGCACGCTCGAGGACCTGGACGAGCTCATCGAGGGCCTCCATGCCCGCGGGATGAAGCTCGTCATGGACCTCGTGGTCAACCACACGTCGGACGAGCACCCGTGGTTCGCCGAGTCGCGCTCCTCGCGGGATTCCTCCAAGCGCGACTGGTACTGGTGGCGCCCGCCCCGGCCGGGCCACGAGCCCGGGACCCCCGGCGCGGAGCCGAACAACTGGGCGTCGTTCTTCTCCGGTCCGGTTTGGGAGTACGACGAGCACACCGGCGAGTACTACCTCCACCTCTTCTCCCGGAAGCAGCCGGACCTGAACTGGGAGAACCCCGAAGTGCGCCGCGCGGTCTACGCGATGATGAACTGGTGGCTGGACCGCGGCGTGGACGGGTTCCGCATGGACGTGGTCAACTTCCTCTCCAAGGACCCCGCCCTGCCGGACAGGCCGCTCGCTGAGGGCGAGCTCTACAGCCACGACCGCACCGGCTACGTGTGCGGCCCGCGCATCCACGAATACCTCCAGGAGATGCACCGCGAGGTGTTCGCCGCCCGCGGCCCCGGCCTGCTGACGGTGGGGGAGATGCCGGACGTCACGCTGGAAGAGGCGGTCCTGTTCACTGACCCCGCCCGGTCGGAGCTGGACATGGTCTTCCAGTTCGAGCACGTGAACCTGGACTGGGACGGCGGGAAGTGGCGGCGGAAGGAGCTCCGGCTCACCGACCTCAAGGCGTCCCTCGGCCGCTGGCAGGAGGGGCTCGGGGAGCGGGGGTGGAACAGCCTGTACTGGGGCAACCACGACCAGCCGCGCGCGGTCTCCCGCTTCGGCGACGACGGCGCCTACCGTGAGCTGTCGGCGAAGATGCTCGCCGGCGTCCTGCACCTCCACCGCGGCACGCCGTACGTCTACCAGGGTGACGAGCTCGGCATGACGAACATGCCCTTCGCCGCGATCGAGGACCACCGGGACATCGAGGTCCTCAACCACTACCGCGAGGCCACGGGCGCGCTGGGGCTCGATCCGGCCGAGGTCCTCGCCGCGATCGGGCCGCTCAACCGCGACAACGCCCGCACACCCGTCCAGTGGGACTCCGGCCCGAACGCGGGCTTCACCACGGGCACCCCGTGGATCGCGGTCAACCCGAACACCGCCGAGATCAATGCGGCCGAGCAGCTGGGCCGCCCGGACTCCGTGCTCACCTTCTACCGTGAGCTCATCCGGCTCCGCCACGACCTGCCCGTCATCGCCGACGGCGACTTCACGATGCTCCTGCCGGACCATGAGGCGGTGTACGCGTTCGTCCGACGGCTCGGGGGCCACGAGCTGCTCGTCCTGGGCAACTTCTCCGGCGAGCAGCAGGCCGTGGACGTCGGCGACCCGAGCTGGGCCGGGGCCCGCATCCTGCTCGGGAACTACCCCGACGCGGCCGAAGCCCGCGGGCTGGACCTGCGCCCGTGGGAGTTCGCCTGCCGCCTCCGCCCTGTCGGCTGA
- a CDS encoding acyltransferase family protein: MTGAPDLGRPGAGAGSPRVVYLDVLRVLIVGMVIVHHAAQPYGPTGGFWPVRDTAQSDWFRPFYTVNAAVGLGLLFLIAGFFTLRSLDRKGPRRFLRERWTRIGVPLVFFIVAVNIPVIYLVSDRPDLGAFFASLYGGSWQAAYLHLWFLGHLLLYSLVYVLVSLLAARRAGGRGVPDRPPGRIARRLARPPGHGAILAFVAMLVVVTWVIRWWYPVDAWVALFFVMPGEPANMAQYVSLFILGTLAYRNAWFQRIPRQTGVVWLVVGFLAAAAIYSFQSLGLWDALTATGGVDWRSAVRVTLEILVCAGLSVGLVVVLRDAFNREGQLIGAMANASYAAYILHVFIVVALQAAILQLAWPAGAKFTAVAVLGLVLCFGAAHLSGKVPGLRLLLGTTPSRAGPSASDLGHTSGLA, from the coding sequence ATGACGGGTGCCCCAGATCTCGGCCGGCCGGGTGCCGGCGCGGGCAGCCCGCGCGTCGTCTACCTCGATGTCCTGAGGGTCCTGATCGTCGGAATGGTGATCGTGCACCACGCGGCGCAGCCCTATGGCCCCACCGGTGGTTTCTGGCCTGTGCGGGACACCGCGCAGAGTGACTGGTTCCGCCCGTTCTACACGGTCAACGCTGCAGTCGGCCTCGGGCTCCTGTTCCTCATCGCGGGCTTCTTCACACTGCGCTCCCTCGACCGCAAGGGCCCGCGGCGCTTTCTCCGGGAGCGGTGGACGCGGATCGGCGTCCCGCTGGTGTTCTTCATCGTGGCCGTGAACATCCCCGTGATCTACCTGGTCTCGGACCGACCGGACCTCGGGGCCTTCTTCGCATCGCTCTACGGTGGGAGCTGGCAGGCGGCCTACCTGCACCTGTGGTTCCTCGGCCACCTCCTGCTGTACTCGCTCGTGTACGTGCTGGTCTCCCTGCTCGCTGCCCGACGGGCGGGCGGTCGCGGGGTGCCTGACCGTCCTCCCGGCCGGATCGCCCGTAGGCTCGCCCGGCCGCCCGGCCACGGCGCGATCCTCGCGTTTGTGGCGATGCTCGTGGTTGTCACGTGGGTGATCCGCTGGTGGTACCCCGTGGATGCCTGGGTGGCGCTGTTCTTCGTGATGCCGGGAGAGCCTGCCAACATGGCGCAGTACGTGAGCTTGTTCATCCTCGGGACCCTCGCCTACCGCAACGCGTGGTTCCAGCGGATTCCCCGGCAGACCGGCGTCGTCTGGCTCGTGGTGGGGTTCCTGGCCGCGGCGGCCATCTATTCCTTCCAGTCGCTCGGACTCTGGGACGCCCTGACGGCGACGGGCGGGGTCGACTGGCGCTCGGCCGTGCGCGTCACGCTCGAGATCCTGGTCTGCGCGGGGCTCTCGGTGGGCCTCGTCGTGGTCCTGCGTGACGCCTTCAACCGGGAAGGCCAGCTCATCGGCGCGATGGCGAACGCCAGCTACGCCGCCTACATCCTCCACGTGTTCATCGTCGTGGCGCTGCAGGCGGCCATCCTGCAGCTTGCGTGGCCGGCCGGGGCCAAATTCACCGCAGTGGCCGTGCTCGGGCTCGTGCTCTGCTTCGGCGCCGCCCATCTCTCGGGCAAGGTTCCGGGCCTGCGCCTGCTGCTCGGCACCACACCGAGCCGGGCCGGGCCTTCCGCCTCTGACCTCGGTCACACCTCGGGCCTAGCCTGA
- a CDS encoding alcohol dehydrogenase catalytic domain-containing protein, translating into MRAIQIPAPGEAFETVDRDVPHVPFGHVLVRVSACGVCHSDTMPGAGMASSYPRIPGHEVAGTVETLGEGVEQWEPGRRVGVGWFGGACFVCDACRDGDFISCRVGKVTGLTSDGGYAEFVVAPADALAAIPDALTDEEAAPLMCAGVTTFNGLRQSGARPGDVVAVLGLGGLGHLGVQFAARMGFETVAIARGAEKEQFARELGAHHYIDSTADDVAASLTALGGADVVLATVTDAGAMTATIGGLAPRGKLVVLGVPHEPLAVNPGQIIGGSQSVAGHASGSAKDSEDTLRFAALTGVRPLIETYPLEKASDGFDRMMSGRARFRVVLTAD; encoded by the coding sequence ATGCGAGCCATCCAGATCCCCGCCCCGGGCGAGGCCTTTGAAACCGTCGACCGCGACGTCCCCCACGTCCCGTTCGGCCACGTCCTCGTGCGCGTCTCCGCGTGCGGTGTCTGCCACAGCGACACGATGCCAGGTGCGGGCATGGCGTCGTCCTACCCGCGGATCCCCGGGCATGAGGTGGCCGGGACGGTCGAGACGCTCGGCGAGGGCGTCGAGCAGTGGGAGCCGGGCCGGCGGGTGGGCGTCGGCTGGTTCGGCGGCGCCTGCTTCGTGTGCGACGCGTGCCGCGACGGCGACTTCATCTCGTGCCGGGTCGGCAAGGTCACCGGCCTGACGTCCGACGGCGGGTACGCCGAATTCGTCGTCGCGCCTGCCGACGCCCTCGCTGCCATCCCGGACGCGCTCACCGACGAGGAGGCCGCGCCGCTCATGTGCGCCGGCGTGACCACGTTCAACGGGCTCCGCCAGAGCGGCGCCCGGCCCGGCGACGTCGTGGCCGTGCTCGGCCTCGGCGGCCTCGGCCACCTCGGCGTGCAGTTCGCGGCCCGGATGGGGTTCGAGACGGTCGCGATCGCCCGTGGGGCCGAGAAGGAGCAGTTCGCGCGCGAGCTCGGGGCCCACCACTACATCGACAGCACGGCGGACGACGTCGCCGCCTCCCTCACTGCCCTCGGTGGGGCGGACGTCGTCCTCGCCACGGTGACCGACGCGGGCGCGATGACCGCGACCATCGGCGGCCTCGCCCCGCGGGGGAAGCTCGTGGTGCTCGGCGTCCCGCACGAGCCCCTGGCCGTGAACCCCGGGCAGATCATCGGCGGCAGCCAGTCGGTGGCCGGCCACGCGTCCGGGTCGGCGAAGGACTCGGAGGACACGCTCCGGTTCGCGGCCCTCACCGGCGTGCGCCCGCTCATCGAGACGTACCCGCTCGAGAAGGCCAGCGACGGGTTCGACCGCATGATGTCCGGCAGGGCCCGCTTCCGGGTGGTCCTCACCGCGGACTGA